One stretch of Flavobacteriales bacterium DNA includes these proteins:
- a CDS encoding ABC transporter permease — protein sequence MILLRIFLESFRFAWHAIISNKLRTFLSLLGVTIGILAVITVFTIVDSLEKNVRDSINKLGSDVLYIQKWPWGASDGGEYKWWDFMSRPEVKLDEMKKLAAKSKKAEAIAFMNSANRTLKYSNNSIEGVGVMAVTYDWKSIRSFDLDYGRYFTEQEIVGSKNYVILGHTVALALLNNLDNIGEVIKIRGEKAVVIGVFSKEGEDITGNSLDDAVVIPVTFGQKIMNKRRSNPTIIAKSKRDVSNEELKYELTGLMRSIRRLKPKMPDNFAMNEISLISSQLDGLFSIIGLAGWIIGGFSILVGGFGIANIMFVSVKERTKQIGIQKSLGAKNNFILYQFLFESVFLCLIGGVLGLTLVFMLTQFVTNFLDFSIDLTFENIALGLSVSAIIGVVSGIVPALSASKLDPVEAIRR from the coding sequence ATGATTTTACTACGTATTTTTTTAGAAAGTTTTCGTTTTGCTTGGCATGCTATTATTAGCAATAAGCTAAGAACGTTTTTGTCTTTGCTAGGTGTTACTATCGGTATTTTGGCAGTCATTACGGTATTTACTATTGTAGATTCTTTGGAAAAAAATGTGCGTGATAGCATTAATAAGTTAGGTAGTGATGTCTTGTACATTCAGAAATGGCCTTGGGGAGCAAGTGACGGTGGCGAATATAAATGGTGGGATTTTATGAGCAGACCTGAGGTCAAATTGGATGAGATGAAGAAGTTGGCAGCTAAATCCAAAAAAGCGGAAGCTATAGCCTTTATGAATAGCGCTAACAGAACCCTAAAGTATTCGAATAATAGTATTGAAGGTGTGGGGGTTATGGCTGTAACCTACGATTGGAAATCTATACGTAGTTTTGATTTGGATTATGGTAGATATTTTACCGAACAAGAAATAGTAGGTTCTAAAAATTATGTCATTTTGGGACATACTGTCGCTTTGGCTTTACTCAATAATTTGGATAATATTGGCGAGGTCATAAAAATAAGAGGTGAAAAAGCTGTTGTGATAGGTGTTTTTTCTAAAGAAGGTGAAGACATAACGGGTAATTCTTTGGACGATGCGGTGGTTATACCTGTAACTTTCGGACAGAAAATCATGAACAAAAGAAGAAGTAATCCGACTATTATTGCCAAGTCCAAAAGGGATGTTTCTAACGAAGAGCTCAAGTATGAACTGACAGGATTAATGCGCTCAATTAGAAGGCTTAAGCCTAAAATGCCTGATAACTTTGCTATGAATGAAATCAGTTTGATTAGTAGTCAGCTAGACGGTTTATTTTCTATCATTGGACTAGCCGGTTGGATTATAGGAGGCTTTTCTATTTTGGTAGGGGGCTTTGGAATAGCTAATATTATGTTCGTTTCTGTTAAAGAAAGAACTAAACAGATTGGTATTCAAAAGTCGCTTGGTGCTAAGAACAATTTTATTCTTTATCAATTTCTATTTGAATCCGTTTTCCTTTGTTTAATAGGTGGTGTTTTAGGACTGACTTTGGTCTTTATGCTTACTCAATTTGTAACCAATTTTTTAGATTTTTCTATTGACTTAACCTTTGAGAATATTGCCCTTGGATTGAGTGTTTCTGCTATTATAGGTGTCGTTTCAGGAATTGTACCAGCCTTATCGGCTTCTAAGCTCGATCCTGTAGAGGCTA